In Aedes albopictus strain Foshan chromosome 3, AalbF5, whole genome shotgun sequence, the following are encoded in one genomic region:
- the LOC109401604 gene encoding perlucin, translating into MGRSLRLICFLLVAFGIFVDAQKVKRIYESENFFVTNEKLNWFGAVEYCEGRGMRLAVIDTLAKKNEVLALLQVSYLVFNPVRTLLWLGASDLAQEGRFTWHGTGKALADGYSNWYPGEPDGLGVEHCAAIHHEPAANRIYNWYDVRCTEQYFFVCEKLTSC; encoded by the exons TGGGACGATCATTGAGGCTAATTTGCTTCCTTTTAGTGGCGTTTGGGATATTCGTGGACGCACAAAAAGTCAAACGAATATACGAGTCGGAAAACTTCTTCGTGACCAACGAAAAG CTCAACTGGTTCGGCGCCGTCGAGTATTGTGAAGGCAGAGGCATGCGGCTGGCAGTAATCGATACGCTGGCAAAGAAAAATGAAGTCCTCGCTCTGCTGCAGGTATCCTATTTGGTCTTCAACCCGGTCAGAACGCTACTCTGGCTGGGAGCTAGCGATTTGGCCCAAGAGGGCCGATTTACTTGGCATGGCACCGGAAAAGCGTTGGCTGACGGCTACAGCAACTGGTATCCCGGCGAACCGGATGGACTAGGCGTCGAGCACTGCGCGGCAATTCACCATGAACCGGCGGCAAATAGGATCTACAATTGGTACGATGTCAGGTGCACGGAGCAGTATTTCTTTGTTTGTGAGAAACTAACATCTTGCTGA
- the LOC109397425 gene encoding uncharacterized protein LOC109397425 has product MILVFLLLALFVGNAVSYDFQDPYFNDLLLEDLMVLQGRPALTTRASDSEESQLQYTCCNYLNEENFSKLQQTQIVCYVEHTLLSATKTKSGRAVTPVDMFSCDRLSKLKEQYICAADCVARKENITDASGSLLGSDVLVQFVSQYYAPEVFSDDQIKEFVDTCLGEQKTDGAETTPTNAKCNPSSARFGYCMWRRTILSCPTERQDTSPACDNLRDKLLYQEAKYLSDETRRR; this is encoded by the exons ATGATTCTAGTTTTTTTGCTGTTGGCGTTGTTTGTTGGAAATGCAGTTTCTTACGATTTCCAAGATCCATACTTCA ATGACCTCCTGCTGGAAGACCTAATGGTTTTGCAGGGCCGTCCTGCATTGACCACCAGGGCATCGGATTCGGAAGAAAGTCAGTTACAGTACACCTGCTGCAATTACTTGAACGAggaaaatttcagcaaattgcAACAAACACAGATCGTGTGCTATGTGGAGCATACGCTGCTCAGTGCCACCAAAACGAAGTCCGGCCGAG CCGTAACGCCAGTCGACATGTTCTCCTGCGATAGGCTGTCCAAACTCAAAGAGCAATACATCTGCGCTGCGGATTGCGTCGCTCGTAAGGAGAACATCACCGACGCCAGCGGAAGCCTGCTCGGGTCGGACGTCCTGGTTCAATTCGTTTCCCAATACTACGCACCGGAAGTGTTCAGCGACGACCAAATCAAGGAATTCGTCGACACCTGTCTGGGGGAACAGAAAACCGACGGCGCCGAAACGACCCCGACCAATGCCAAGTGCAACCCGTCGTCAGCCCGATTCGGGTACTGTATGTGGCGCAGAACGATCCTAAGCTGCCCGACCGAGAGACAAGATACCAGCCCGGCATGCGATAATCTGCGCGATAAGCTACTCTATCAGGAGGCAAAATATTTATCCGACGAGACACGCCGCCGGTGA